Proteins from a genomic interval of Treponema brennaborense DSM 12168:
- a CDS encoding tetratricopeptide repeat protein, translated as MQILPNRSALENLYKSYRPTLESVLDSIELQLKDSISLSSCPTFKSRVKDFNSYYRKLLRIKPASLGGGGLPVLTDLMGIRVICAFLEDLSLVEQQIVQMFDVREIERKGADLTFKEFGYESVHVLIALPDEITDAAASGGFPLPDECVCEIQIRTILQDAWAEVEHELVYKSEFSPFDLPLKRKLASMNASLSLADIIFQEIRDYQNKLNREIDCRRNSFYEKADKITRETAPDYESPVQASAPPPSPYVRGTIDDLLLEAIHAHNTGDLDTAVLIYTRIIESKPEPNRIILSVIYKHRGMAYFAQSKYDEALRDFTESVACQPENFRSLYYMGIVYGILGEHKKAVDFFTQSLTFNEFQSHVYYRRALAKYELADYAGAMADLDTANKLGLDDEDCRRLHAKLVEKFDMNM; from the coding sequence ATGCAGATACTTCCGAATAGAAGCGCCCTTGAAAACCTGTATAAATCTTATCGGCCGACGCTCGAATCCGTGCTTGATTCGATCGAATTGCAGCTGAAGGATTCCATTTCCCTGTCGTCCTGTCCGACGTTCAAATCCCGCGTAAAAGATTTTAACAGCTATTATCGGAAGCTGCTTCGTATAAAGCCCGCGTCGCTCGGCGGCGGCGGGCTTCCGGTGCTGACCGATTTAATGGGGATTCGCGTGATTTGTGCGTTTTTGGAAGATCTTTCGCTCGTCGAGCAGCAAATAGTGCAAATGTTCGACGTGCGTGAAATCGAGCGCAAAGGCGCCGACTTGACGTTTAAGGAATTCGGGTACGAGTCGGTACACGTGCTCATTGCGCTTCCCGATGAAATTACCGACGCCGCGGCTTCCGGCGGGTTCCCGCTGCCGGACGAATGTGTGTGTGAAATTCAGATTCGGACCATTTTGCAGGACGCGTGGGCGGAAGTTGAACACGAGTTGGTGTATAAATCGGAGTTTTCTCCGTTCGACCTGCCGCTGAAACGGAAGCTTGCTTCAATGAACGCGAGTTTAAGCCTTGCCGATATTATCTTTCAGGAAATTCGTGATTATCAGAACAAACTGAATCGTGAAATAGATTGCAGACGGAATTCCTTTTACGAAAAAGCGGATAAAATCACGCGGGAAACCGCTCCCGATTACGAGTCGCCCGTTCAGGCGTCAGCGCCGCCGCCGTCTCCGTACGTGCGCGGTACTATAGACGATTTGCTGCTTGAAGCGATCCACGCGCACAATACGGGGGATTTGGACACCGCCGTGTTGATTTATACGCGCATCATCGAATCGAAACCCGAACCGAATCGGATTATTTTATCGGTCATTTACAAGCATCGGGGAATGGCGTATTTTGCACAAAGCAAATATGACGAGGCGCTGCGTGATTTTACGGAAAGCGTGGCGTGTCAGCCCGAAAATTTCCGTTCGCTGTATTATATGGGGATCGTGTACGGCATTTTGGGCGAACATAAAAAAGCCGTTGATTTTTTTACCCAATCGCTTACGTTCAACGAATTCCAGTCGCACGTGTATTACCGCCGCGCGCTGGCGAAATACGAACTTGCGGACTACGCGGGAGCTATGGCGGATCTGGACACGGCGAATAAACTCGGATTGGACGACGAAGATTGCCGGCGGCTGCACGCGAAACTGGTTGAAAAATTCGATATGAATATGTGA
- a CDS encoding flagellar filament outer layer protein FlaA, whose translation MKRTFILFAAVMLLVGAFAFGDEATIIDFTLLNADIIADDNGNPTQNSRTVMDYSVTAGATFTDDQKSLMKTSLALSNWEVSLNSSARSVTSLALSQVKPAPVKDSATVPFAGKEVMGVRIEFPAMSVNSNAKIVPAFDIPAYEPLSTADDTGTRQTPTAEEKASGKTLFEDGYGVVKNVGTIKSLSVTTMGMNFPHKLYVMLKDTDGIERRYLMGDLNFDGWKEMKWNNPAYINEIRTREIRVYPIYPRGLPFVKFTGFQISRDAMNAGETFIGYFKDVKIIYDKAMLTTDRDIADEDLWGIITTKEAQKQNAEMTRFGNKQVNRFLEQAKQAQEDSFTSSLTTTTAE comes from the coding sequence ATGAAGAGGACTTTCATTTTATTTGCAGCGGTTATGTTGCTCGTTGGAGCGTTTGCATTTGGTGATGAAGCAACAATTATTGATTTTACATTGTTGAATGCTGATATTATTGCCGATGACAACGGCAATCCGACTCAGAACAGCCGTACTGTAATGGATTATTCTGTTACCGCCGGGGCGACGTTCACCGACGATCAGAAGTCGCTTATGAAAACTTCGCTGGCGTTGTCCAACTGGGAAGTTTCATTGAATTCTTCCGCGCGCAGCGTTACCAGTCTTGCCCTGTCTCAGGTCAAACCCGCACCGGTGAAAGATTCCGCGACGGTACCGTTTGCCGGCAAAGAGGTTATGGGTGTTCGCATTGAATTCCCCGCCATGTCCGTCAACTCAAACGCAAAAATCGTACCGGCGTTCGATATCCCCGCATATGAACCTTTGTCTACCGCCGACGATACGGGTACCCGCCAGACTCCTACTGCGGAAGAAAAAGCAAGCGGAAAAACGCTGTTTGAAGACGGTTACGGTGTCGTAAAGAACGTCGGAACCATTAAGTCCTTGTCAGTTACGACGATGGGAATGAACTTCCCCCATAAATTGTACGTTATGCTGAAAGATACCGACGGAATTGAACGCCGTTATCTGATGGGTGATTTGAATTTCGACGGCTGGAAAGAAATGAAATGGAACAATCCGGCTTATATCAATGAAATCCGTACCCGTGAAATCCGCGTATACCCGATTTATCCGCGCGGACTGCCGTTCGTGAAGTTTACCGGATTTCAGATTTCCCGCGACGCCATGAACGCCGGGGAAACGTTCATCGGTTATTTCAAAGATGTTAAAATCATCTACGACAAAGCCATGCTGACAACCGATCGCGACATTGCCGATGAAGATTTGTGGGGAATCATTACCACAAAAGAAGCGCAGAAGCAGAATGCTGAAATGACGCGTTTCGGTAACAAGCAGGTCAATCGTTTCCTGGAACAGGCTAAACAGGCGCAGGAAGACAGCTTTACTTCCAGCTTGACCACTACAACTGCCGAATAA
- a CDS encoding GerMN domain-containing protein has translation MIQIRNYRFTRADSIAALGIAAAFAVSLVFFLVRSDGSRRICYFESLDEPGVFTEIRYMPSSVEPDFSAESGVRFFVEDILLGPLTHRFRPLFVPGTQVQSCFVRGGVLYVDLSAQALQAGGVVSSIKDGTDVFTLNVLKNFPRIKTVELFIDGKRVYEDVSGN, from the coding sequence ATGATACAGATACGTAATTACCGTTTTACACGCGCGGACTCTATCGCCGCGCTCGGAATCGCCGCTGCGTTTGCAGTGTCGCTCGTTTTTTTTCTCGTACGGAGTGACGGCTCGCGCCGGATCTGTTATTTTGAATCGTTGGATGAACCGGGCGTGTTTACGGAGATTCGATACATGCCTTCGTCCGTTGAACCGGATTTTTCCGCCGAGAGCGGTGTCCGCTTTTTTGTGGAAGACATACTGCTCGGTCCGCTCACGCATCGCTTCCGTCCGCTGTTCGTGCCCGGAACTCAGGTGCAGTCCTGCTTCGTCCGCGGCGGCGTGTTGTATGTGGATCTGTCCGCGCAGGCGCTGCAGGCCGGCGGCGTCGTTTCTTCCATAAAAGACGGAACCGACGTTTTTACGCTGAACGTGCTGAAAAATTTTCCCCGGATAAAAACGGTCGAACTTTTTATCGACGGGAAACGGGTTTATGAAGATGTGTCCGGAAATTGA
- a CDS encoding N-acetylmuramoyl-L-alanine amidase has translation MIKRYAGTLLCAALLLPLLSAQTASVRLQDAALQTGASLYWDPLSGSGLLEKNGHQLSFHAGDPLVLLDYNRFAVTDAPQKRDGGVYVTQAFLAAVSELFASEVPEVFYRIGAILIDPGHGGRDPGALDTHTINGRKITLKEKDVTLRVSTMLAEKLKAAYPDKKIMLTRSTDTTLSLEQRVDIANSVQLEPHEAILYVSIHANASLDKKASGYEVWYLSPGFRRTVIASDAAEDEALLPILNSMMEEEYTTESILIAKFIMDGLGAQIGDKSSSRGIKAEEWFVVRNANMPSVLVETGFITNEKEAALLADPEYLRKIAVGIYNGLAAFVTHFERSRGFTGTQ, from the coding sequence ATGATAAAACGGTACGCCGGTACGCTGCTGTGCGCCGCGCTGTTGCTGCCGTTGCTTTCGGCTCAGACTGCGTCCGTGCGTTTGCAGGATGCGGCGCTGCAGACGGGCGCGTCCTTGTATTGGGATCCGCTTTCAGGCAGCGGATTGCTCGAAAAAAACGGACATCAGCTGTCCTTTCACGCGGGCGATCCTCTCGTGCTTCTTGATTACAACCGGTTCGCCGTTACTGACGCGCCGCAAAAACGGGACGGCGGCGTATACGTTACGCAGGCTTTTCTTGCCGCCGTTTCGGAATTGTTCGCTTCCGAAGTGCCCGAAGTATTTTACCGTATCGGTGCGATTCTGATCGATCCGGGGCACGGCGGCAGGGATCCCGGCGCGCTGGATACGCATACAATTAATGGAAGAAAAATAACGCTGAAAGAAAAAGACGTTACGCTCCGCGTGTCGACCATGCTTGCCGAAAAATTGAAAGCCGCATATCCCGACAAGAAAATCATGCTGACCCGCTCCACTGACACGACGCTTTCGCTCGAACAGCGCGTCGATATAGCCAATTCGGTGCAGCTGGAGCCTCATGAAGCGATTCTGTATGTTTCCATTCACGCGAACGCTTCGCTCGACAAAAAAGCGTCCGGTTACGAAGTGTGGTATCTGAGTCCCGGTTTCCGGCGCACGGTAATCGCATCGGATGCCGCCGAAGACGAAGCGCTGCTTCCGATACTGAATTCCATGATGGAAGAAGAATATACGACTGAAAGTATTCTTATCGCCAAATTCATTATGGACGGGCTCGGTGCGCAGATAGGAGATAAAAGTTCTTCGCGCGGTATCAAGGCCGAAGAATGGTTCGTCGTCCGCAACGCGAACATGCCGAGCGTACTGGTTGAAACCGGTTTTATTACCAATGAAAAGGAAGCGGCGCTGCTTGCCGATCCGGAGTACTTGCGTAAAATTGCCGTTGGGATATATAATGGACTCGCTGCGTTTGTAACGCATTTTGAACGCTCAAGAGGTTTTACCGGTACGCAATGA
- a CDS encoding ATP-grasp domain-containing protein: MKSYNGHILILGAGLMQRPAIEAARSLGYKVTLVDANPAALCVPLADRFEPIDLKNRDAIRDLALELKEKDGLTAVFTAGTDFSAAVSYASAACGFAAHSVEAALNASDKIRMRGCFKTHGVPSPHFMQVDEASFDSVCLTADRLGALLFPLVVKPVDNMGGRGCRLIRARDELEPALRAAMENSRSGRAILEDYMNGPEFSIDALVYDGTVTVCGFADRHIFYPPYFIETGHTMPTTVSEKDRLELIAAFARGIQALGLTCGAAKADIKLTRKGPMIGEIAARLSGGYMSGWTYPYASDCPLTEQAELIAAGKEPAWLLAHRQPLSLRAGVSGAAPFDLYEVPSARICAERAWISVPGTVAAVCGLSEAASVPGVRDVLPRFAAGAAVVFPHNNVEKCGNVIAVSADRTEAVSAAEHAVRCIVLRLEADNPATDAFLAGRTVCAGEDGYPPAAFPLDSAVSAAFDSFLGRSDAEHTAVRYPVSAHIPACLLPVADTVRDWSYRTIRQSAESFDKMISESGPDSAAGVPESMFWRACVRGGLQGMLYAADSAGVHRSAAGAPL; this comes from the coding sequence ATGAAATCGTATAACGGACATATTCTGATACTCGGCGCCGGTCTGATGCAGCGCCCGGCGATAGAAGCCGCCCGTTCACTCGGGTATAAAGTAACGCTCGTCGACGCGAATCCGGCCGCGCTGTGCGTGCCGCTCGCCGATCGCTTCGAGCCGATCGATTTGAAAAATCGCGACGCAATCCGCGATCTCGCGCTTGAACTGAAAGAAAAGGACGGTCTGACCGCCGTCTTTACCGCCGGAACCGATTTTTCGGCGGCGGTGTCGTATGCGTCCGCCGCGTGCGGATTTGCCGCCCATTCGGTTGAAGCGGCGCTCAACGCGAGCGATAAAATAAGGATGCGCGGCTGTTTCAAAACGCACGGCGTGCCGTCGCCTCATTTTATGCAGGTTGACGAAGCGTCTTTCGATTCGGTGTGTCTGACCGCCGATCGGCTGGGCGCGCTGCTGTTTCCGCTCGTCGTAAAACCGGTTGACAACATGGGTGGCAGGGGCTGCCGGCTGATCCGGGCACGGGACGAACTCGAGCCTGCGCTGCGCGCCGCGATGGAAAACTCCCGCAGCGGACGCGCCATTCTTGAAGATTATATGAACGGTCCCGAATTTTCGATCGACGCGCTCGTGTACGACGGAACGGTAACGGTTTGCGGTTTTGCCGACAGACACATTTTTTATCCGCCGTACTTTATCGAAACGGGGCATACGATGCCCACGACGGTGAGTGAAAAAGACCGTCTCGAGTTGATCGCCGCGTTTGCCCGCGGCATTCAGGCACTCGGGCTGACTTGCGGAGCGGCGAAGGCCGATATAAAACTGACCCGCAAAGGGCCGATGATCGGTGAAATCGCCGCACGGCTTTCAGGCGGATACATGTCCGGCTGGACTTATCCGTACGCTTCCGACTGTCCGCTTACGGAACAGGCCGAACTTATCGCGGCGGGAAAAGAACCGGCGTGGCTTTTGGCTCACCGGCAGCCGCTTTCGCTGCGCGCGGGCGTTTCGGGTGCGGCGCCGTTCGATTTGTATGAAGTGCCGTCCGCCCGGATCTGTGCCGAACGGGCGTGGATTTCCGTTCCGGGAACGGTAGCCGCCGTCTGCGGATTGTCCGAGGCCGCTTCCGTACCCGGTGTCCGCGACGTATTGCCGCGCTTTGCTGCCGGTGCTGCGGTGGTCTTTCCGCACAACAACGTTGAAAAATGCGGAAACGTTATTGCCGTTTCCGCAGACCGTACCGAAGCGGTTTCCGCAGCGGAACACGCCGTTCGGTGCATCGTGCTCAGACTGGAAGCGGATAATCCGGCTACCGACGCTTTTTTGGCCGGGCGGACGGTCTGTGCCGGCGAAGACGGATATCCGCCGGCTGCGTTTCCGCTCGATTCCGCCGTTTCCGCTGCGTTCGATTCGTTTCTCGGCCGTTCGGACGCCGAGCATACCGCCGTACGGTATCCCGTATCGGCTCATATTCCCGCGTGCTTGCTGCCGGTCGCCGATACGGTGCGCGATTGGAGTTACCGTACGATCCGGCAGTCGGCGGAATCGTTCGATAAAATGATTTCCGAATCCGGCCCCGATTCGGCGGCCGGCGTACCGGAATCCATGTTTTGGCGTGCGTGCGTGCGCGGCGGCTTGCAGGGAATGCTGTACGCCGCGGATTCGGCCGGCGTTCACCGGTCGGCTGCCGGAGCACCGCTATGA
- a CDS encoding cytidylyltransferase domain-containing protein, with translation MIIIIVQCRLSSSRLPRKALLPLGGKPLIAWTLEAMKQVPADRYILATDADSESELQNVARECGWECFAGSRDDVLDRFCQVAVRADCVLPSDTIVRATGDNPFLFYEAARALVDEMKKHPCDYITWTGLPHGSGVELINARSLIEACGMTSDPYDHEHVGPALYKHPENFAAVLLTAPSAWNHPVYRTTVDSYADYRRALRIVRAVSGSKTVRKPYAAEEICAACATAAVTDPVLCVPSVKKGCGTGHLRRCIDIALKTGADLYIPASADLAETSDLLEEAKRNGLESWQILDTLPAPGEYSLIVTDRFSLDRSLAQQLYAAAPVAAIDEGGSFTGYCDYLLDIIPSYKLSREANLCNSGFIPLPKNRKPECGGAERTFPPTLGDKVLVSAGGEDPAGLTVPAAIAFAENGKSVTAVVADPAAVRAKIPESLQKNIRFVPPISNLREKLYLYDVVVTHYGFTAFEAVAAGCGVVLLGTSSLHVVLAQKYGFQVLAQDALNANAVNGLLLKPELLYPESPLVRAAAVETDTLDSFVLKLARGRRNTCPVCGTVSGRENVPDPIAARTAERTFRRCAKCGMLYMSWTVDAAQTEYGAAYFFDDYKKQYGKTYLEDFTSIKAQCVRRMSVIDALFWMRTHTGGKIRKSSALTPSVLDIGCAMGPFLDAASDAGWQVYGTDISGEAIEYVQNILRYPAVCAPFPDFDPAVEFGVGQFDAITMWYVIEHFTDLDSVLKAVSGMLKKGGIFAFSTPSASGVSAKYSPESFFARSPADHYTLWEPGRAADILKRYGFRTLKCISTGHHAERFPAAQKHGMTPHSPLHSLLSCFSRFCRLGDTFELYCVKK, from the coding sequence ATGATTATCATCATCGTGCAGTGCAGATTATCCTCTTCCCGTTTGCCGCGCAAAGCGCTGCTTCCGCTCGGCGGAAAGCCGCTTATCGCTTGGACGCTCGAAGCGATGAAACAGGTGCCGGCGGATCGGTATATTCTTGCCACGGACGCCGATTCCGAAAGCGAATTGCAGAACGTCGCGCGCGAGTGCGGGTGGGAGTGCTTTGCCGGTTCACGGGACGACGTGCTCGACCGTTTCTGTCAAGTCGCCGTCCGCGCCGACTGCGTGCTGCCGTCGGACACGATCGTACGGGCGACCGGAGACAATCCGTTCCTTTTTTACGAGGCGGCCCGCGCGCTCGTAGACGAAATGAAAAAACATCCGTGCGACTACATCACCTGGACGGGATTGCCGCACGGCAGCGGCGTGGAACTGATAAACGCCCGCTCGCTGATAGAAGCGTGCGGCATGACCTCCGATCCGTACGATCACGAACACGTCGGCCCCGCGCTGTACAAACATCCGGAAAACTTTGCGGCGGTGCTGCTTACGGCGCCGTCTGCGTGGAATCATCCCGTTTACAGAACGACGGTCGACTCGTACGCCGATTACCGGCGGGCGCTGCGGATCGTACGCGCTGTTTCCGGATCAAAAACGGTGCGTAAGCCGTACGCTGCGGAGGAAATCTGCGCGGCCTGCGCGACCGCCGCCGTAACGGATCCGGTGCTGTGCGTGCCTTCCGTCAAAAAAGGCTGCGGTACCGGACATTTGCGGCGTTGCATCGATATCGCGCTCAAAACCGGCGCCGATCTGTATATTCCCGCTTCGGCGGATTTGGCTGAAACGTCCGATTTGCTGGAAGAAGCGAAGCGCAACGGGCTTGAAAGTTGGCAGATTTTGGACACGCTGCCGGCGCCGGGCGAATACAGTCTTATCGTAACCGACCGTTTTTCGCTCGATCGAAGCCTTGCTCAGCAGCTGTATGCTGCGGCGCCCGTCGCCGCTATCGACGAGGGCGGCTCCTTTACGGGATACTGCGACTATCTGCTGGACATCATCCCGTCGTATAAATTGAGCCGCGAAGCGAATCTGTGCAACAGCGGATTTATTCCGCTTCCGAAAAACCGAAAACCGGAATGCGGCGGCGCGGAACGGACGTTCCCGCCCACGCTCGGTGATAAAGTGCTCGTTTCCGCAGGCGGAGAAGACCCCGCCGGATTGACCGTTCCCGCCGCAATCGCGTTTGCGGAAAACGGAAAGAGCGTTACGGCGGTGGTTGCGGATCCGGCGGCGGTCAGAGCCAAAATACCCGAATCGCTGCAGAAAAATATCAGGTTTGTGCCGCCCATTTCCAATTTGCGGGAAAAACTGTATTTGTACGATGTCGTCGTAACGCATTACGGGTTTACCGCGTTTGAAGCGGTTGCCGCCGGCTGCGGCGTCGTGCTGCTCGGCACGTCTTCGCTGCACGTCGTGTTGGCGCAGAAATACGGATTTCAAGTACTGGCGCAGGACGCGCTGAACGCAAACGCCGTGAACGGTTTGCTGCTGAAACCTGAGCTGCTGTATCCCGAATCGCCGCTCGTTCGCGCCGCAGCCGTTGAAACGGATACGCTCGATTCGTTCGTGCTCAAATTGGCGCGCGGCCGGCGCAATACGTGCCCTGTCTGCGGTACCGTATCGGGCCGTGAAAACGTACCCGATCCGATAGCGGCGCGTACTGCGGAGCGGACGTTCCGCAGATGCGCGAAATGCGGTATGCTGTATATGTCGTGGACGGTAGATGCCGCGCAGACCGAATACGGCGCGGCGTATTTTTTTGACGATTATAAAAAACAGTACGGAAAGACCTATCTTGAAGATTTTACTTCCATAAAAGCGCAGTGCGTGCGCAGAATGTCCGTCATCGACGCTTTGTTTTGGATGCGGACGCATACCGGCGGTAAAATCAGGAAGAGTTCCGCGCTTACTCCGTCGGTTTTGGATATCGGCTGCGCGATGGGGCCGTTTTTGGACGCAGCTTCCGACGCGGGCTGGCAGGTGTACGGTACGGATATTTCCGGTGAGGCGATCGAATATGTGCAGAACATTTTGCGGTATCCGGCCGTTTGCGCCCCGTTTCCCGACTTCGACCCTGCCGTTGAATTCGGAGTCGGGCAGTTCGACGCGATTACGATGTGGTACGTCATCGAGCATTTTACGGATCTTGATTCGGTGCTTAAAGCCGTTTCGGGCATGCTGAAAAAAGGCGGCATTTTCGCGTTTTCAACGCCGTCGGCGTCGGGTGTTTCGGCAAAATATTCGCCCGAATCGTTTTTTGCGCGGAGTCCTGCGGATCATTATACGTTGTGGGAACCCGGACGCGCCGCGGATATTCTGAAACGGTACGGATTCAGGACTTTGAAATGTATTTCGACCGGACACCACGCGGAACGCTTTCCGGCGGCGCAAAAGCACGGGATGACGCCGCATTCGCCGCTTCATTCGCTGCTTTCCTGCTTCAGTCGTTTTTGCAGACTCGGAGATACGTTTGAATTATATTGTGTGAAAAAATGA